GGTAAACGGCACGCCTCATGGGCGGACCGTAACAGGATTCGGATACCGCGCCACCGCTTGGTCGCGGCGAGTGGGAAGTGTCACCCGCGCTCACCGGCCGAACGGAGCACCGGTGCCGGTGGGAGTATTGCCGGGTGACGCGAATCGTTGCCGGGACCGCGGGCGGACGCCGGCTCGCGGTGCCGCCCAAGGGAACCAGACCCACCTCGGACCGGGTGCGGGAAGCGCTGTTCAGCGCGCTCGAAGCCCTGGTGGACCTGGACGGAGCGCGGGTGCTGGACCTCTACGCGGGCTCGGGCGCGCTCGGTTTCGAGTCGCTGTCCCGGGGAGCGACGACGGCGACCTTCGTGGAGTCCGACCGGCGCGCGGGGGAAGTCCTCCGCCGCAATGCCGCGGACCTCGGGCTGCCCGGCGCGGATGTGCGGACCGGTACCGCTGACACGGTGCTGTCAACGGGCGCGGTCACTCCGTACGACGTCGTCTTCGCCGATCCGCCCTATGACCTGACCAACGAGGCGCTGCACAAGACGCTGACCGTGCTCGTCGAATCGGGGTGGACAGAGCCGGGCACCGTGGTCGTGGTCGAGCGCGCCGTGCGGACCGGGGACCCCGCGTGGCCCTCGCCGCTCGTCCCGCTCCGCACCCGCCGCTACGGCGACACCGCCGTCCACTGGGCCGAACACGCCTGACCCTCCGCCCCCGCCAATGCAGCGTTCGGTGCGAAGGCGAAGCGGCTAGTCCACTGTGGAGAGTGGTGGGCGTTGTTGCCATGGAGGGGCAGTTGCACCGTCGTCGCAACGGGTTTCGCGTCGTATGTTGCCCCTGTGAGCGTGCTCGGGAATCGCACTTACAGGCGGCTCTTCGTCGCCCAGGTGGTCGCGCTCGCCGGTTCCGGGCTGGCGACTGTCGCGCTCGGGTTGCTGGCGCACCGGCTCGCCGGGGGTGACGCGGGCCTGGTCCTCGGGGTCGCCCTGGCGATCAAGATGGTGGCTTACGTCTTCTTCGCCCCGCTGGCCACGGCTCTGGCGGAGCGACTGCCCCGGCGCGGGTTCCTCGTCGCGATGGACGTGGTGCGGGCGGTCGTCGCGCTGGCTCTGCCGTTCGTCACGGAGGTGTGGCAGGTCTACGCGCTGATCGTTGTGCTGCAAGCCGCCTCCGCGTCGTTCACGCCGACGTTCCAGGCGACGATCCCCAGCGTGCTCCCGGACGAGGAGGAGTACACGCGGGCGTTGTCGCTGTCGCGCTTGGCCTACGAGCTGGAGAGCCTGCTGAGCCCGGTGCTCGCGGCAGCACTGCTCACCGTCGTCGAGGCGAACCGGTTGTTCGTCGGGACCGCGATCGGTTTCGCCGCGTCGGCCGCGCTCGTGCTGAGCGTGGTGCTGCCGAAGCCCGTCGAGTCCGGGAGCAGGTCCGTTGGCGGACTGCGCGTCTACCTCGCCACGCCTCGGCTGCGTGCGTTGGTGGGGCTCAACCTCGCTGCTGCGGCGGCCGGGTCGATGGTGCTCGTGAACACGGTCGTGGTGGTGCGCGAGGAGCTGGGCCTGGGCGATTCTTTCGTGGCGTTGGCGCTCGGAACCTACGGAGCGGGCTCGATCCTCGCCGCGCTGCTGCTGCCTCGCGTGCTGTCCCGGCTCGGCGAGCGGCACGTGATGCTCGGCGGCGCCGGGGTGTTGGTGTTCGTGCTCACGATCAGCGCTTTTCAAGCTCTGTCATGGACCGCGGTGCTCGGCGCGTGGGCGGCGTTGGGTTTGGCCGGTGCCGCGGTGCAGACCCCGATCGGTCGCCTGGTGCGGCGATCGGCGGAGCCCGGGGGTTGGCCGGGCTTGTTCGCCGCGCAGTTCACCGTGTCGCACGGCGGGTGGCTGCTGACCTATCTGCTCGCCGGGTCGTTGGGTGCGTGGGCGGGGATGTCGATCACGCTGCTGGCGCTGGCGGTGGTGGCCGCGGGCGGGCTGGTGTTCGCCGCGCGCGTGTGGCCCGCGCACGATCCGTCCACAGTGGAGCATGTGCACGACAACCTCGCCCCGGACGACCCGCACCTGATGGACGCGGTGCCGTCCGGACGAGGATGGGTGCACGCGCACGAGTTCGCGATCGACCGCGTGCACCCGCGCTGGCCTCAGCGGCCGGAGTAGGCGCACCGTTGACGTGCAGCACCTGACCGGCCTCGGCAGAGCCCAGGAACCCCTCCGCCGTGCCCGTCAGCCGTTCTTCGTTCCCAGTACCTCGCCCACCGCTTCGAGCAGCGGGACGAGCTTGGCCA
The window above is part of the Allokutzneria albata genome. Proteins encoded here:
- the rsmD gene encoding 16S rRNA (guanine(966)-N(2))-methyltransferase RsmD → MTRIVAGTAGGRRLAVPPKGTRPTSDRVREALFSALEALVDLDGARVLDLYAGSGALGFESLSRGATTATFVESDRRAGEVLRRNAADLGLPGADVRTGTADTVLSTGAVTPYDVVFADPPYDLTNEALHKTLTVLVESGWTEPGTVVVVERAVRTGDPAWPSPLVPLRTRRYGDTAVHWAEHA
- a CDS encoding MFS transporter, which produces MSVLGNRTYRRLFVAQVVALAGSGLATVALGLLAHRLAGGDAGLVLGVALAIKMVAYVFFAPLATALAERLPRRGFLVAMDVVRAVVALALPFVTEVWQVYALIVVLQAASASFTPTFQATIPSVLPDEEEYTRALSLSRLAYELESLLSPVLAAALLTVVEANRLFVGTAIGFAASAALVLSVVLPKPVESGSRSVGGLRVYLATPRLRALVGLNLAAAAAGSMVLVNTVVVVREELGLGDSFVALALGTYGAGSILAALLLPRVLSRLGERHVMLGGAGVLVFVLTISAFQALSWTAVLGAWAALGLAGAAVQTPIGRLVRRSAEPGGWPGLFAAQFTVSHGGWLLTYLLAGSLGAWAGMSITLLALAVVAAGGLVFAARVWPAHDPSTVEHVHDNLAPDDPHLMDAVPSGRGWVHAHEFAIDRVHPRWPQRPE